The following are encoded together in the Jaculus jaculus isolate mJacJac1 chromosome 3, mJacJac1.mat.Y.cur, whole genome shotgun sequence genome:
- the LOC105944601 gene encoding 60S ribosomal protein L39-like — MSSHKTFRIKQFLAKKQKQIRPIPQWIRMKTGKKIRYNSKRRHWRRTKLGL, encoded by the coding sequence ATGTCTTCTCACAAGACTTTCAGAATCAAGCAATTCCTTgctaagaaacaaaagcaaatccGTCCCATTCCCCAATGGATTCGGATGAAAACTGGTAAAAAAATCAGGTACAACTCTAAGAGAAGACATTGGAGGAGAACCAAGCTGGGTCTATAA